Proteins from a genomic interval of Clostridium cochlearium:
- a CDS encoding CvfB family protein, producing MEHLGKYEEFTIVRNGAPGYYLDMKTGNTSDDVLLPHSDAEGKGLKTGDKIKVFIYKDSKNRPIATIKEPLAEVGDIAYLEVVDNTSMGSFINIGVPKDILIPMAEKKYPLIVGKKYLFYIYIDKSERIAATTDIESYLEIAEGHKIGDEVEGIIYDIYDNNSVAVAVEGKYRAVMLKNEYYEKVNPGDKLKFKVKRIYEDGNLGLTIRITGKEQRDKLQEDILEYLKENNGFMPLNDYSSPEDIRIVFKESKNYFKRALGGLMKKGLIEQTKEGTKLIEK from the coding sequence TTGGAACATTTAGGAAAATATGAAGAATTTACAATAGTAAGAAATGGTGCACCAGGGTACTACCTAGACATGAAAACAGGAAATACCAGTGATGATGTATTACTACCTCACAGTGATGCAGAAGGAAAAGGATTAAAGACAGGGGATAAAATTAAAGTTTTTATATATAAAGATTCTAAAAATAGACCTATTGCAACAATAAAAGAACCATTAGCAGAAGTGGGGGACATAGCTTATTTAGAAGTGGTAGATAATACATCTATGGGTAGTTTTATAAATATAGGAGTGCCTAAAGATATACTTATACCTATGGCAGAAAAAAAATATCCTCTAATTGTAGGAAAAAAATATTTGTTTTATATATACATAGACAAATCAGAAAGAATAGCGGCCACTACAGATATAGAATCATATTTAGAAATAGCGGAAGGACATAAAATAGGAGACGAAGTAGAAGGAATAATTTACGATATTTATGATAACAATAGCGTAGCTGTAGCAGTAGAAGGAAAGTATAGAGCTGTTATGTTAAAAAATGAATACTATGAAAAGGTAAATCCAGGGGATAAATTAAAATTTAAAGTAAAAAGAATTTATGAAGATGGTAATTTAGGCCTTACTATAAGAATTACAGGAAAAGAACAAAGAGATAAATTGCAAGAAGATATATTAGAATATCTTAAAGAAAACAATGGATTTATGCCACTAAACGATTATTCATCACCAGAGGATATAAGAATTGTATTTAAAGAAAGCAAAAATTATTTTAAAAGAGCCCTAGGTGGTCTTATGAAAAAAGGTCTTATAGAGCAAACAAAAGAAGGAACTAAACTTATAGAAAAATAG
- a CDS encoding DUF2500 domain-containing protein has product MFQALFIFVFIYIIFSRIKQYSENSKCPIITVEAKVIDKDKRTTTHVHNNNGTITHHHNTNYYVTFKTEHGEEIPFPISRRFYNDLIEGDYGNLTYQGTWFKDFKKMSFVKEYNEENFEDFSSIKYKEY; this is encoded by the coding sequence ATGTTTCAAGCACTATTTATCTTTGTATTTATATATATTATTTTCAGTAGAATAAAACAATATTCAGAGAACTCAAAATGTCCAATTATTACGGTAGAAGCTAAGGTAATTGATAAAGATAAGCGAACAACAACTCATGTGCACAATAATAACGGTACCATTACTCATCATCATAATACTAATTATTATGTAACTTTTAAAACGGAACATGGTGAGGAAATTCCATTTCCTATTAGTAGAAGATTTTATAATGATCTTATAGAAGGTGATTATGGAAATTTAACTTATCAGGGAACTTGGTTTAAGGATTTTAAAAAAATGTCTTTTGTGAAAGAATATAATGAAGAGAATTTTGAAGACTTTTCTTCTATTAAATATAAAGAATATTAA
- a CDS encoding HD domain-containing protein, whose product MKDLFIKDIEPGKKIKGSFMIMKILYKDENNRTIMYIGDNTGELKASIIEGDYELQKGDVIECEAVFETILKVESFSKQDEFKLEDYLPSVKRPIEDILKEIEDISKEEFKSEEIIILDRYFFRNNKFLHKFKRGIGGARQHHNYIGGLAEHTLNVMYMAKILAYRYNCRNKEIAILGAKLHDIGKTEEYFVEGPFSYTLRGEMEGHIVIGVTMLEEAFREKPELYSEEFKNRMKGCIVQHHGKMEYGSPKTPNTEEAYIVHYADYVDATMNKVAQIKEGLDPNTWSDYDRRIAGKLYI is encoded by the coding sequence ATGAAGGATTTATTTATTAAAGATATAGAACCAGGTAAGAAAATTAAAGGGTCTTTTATGATAATGAAAATATTATACAAAGATGAAAATAATAGAACTATTATGTATATAGGAGATAATACAGGAGAGCTTAAAGCATCTATTATAGAAGGAGATTATGAACTCCAAAAAGGAGATGTAATAGAATGTGAAGCAGTTTTTGAAACCATATTAAAAGTAGAATCTTTTTCAAAACAAGATGAATTTAAATTAGAAGATTACCTTCCATCTGTAAAAAGACCTATTGAAGACATATTAAAAGAAATAGAGGATATATCAAAAGAAGAGTTCAAAAGTGAAGAAATAATAATTTTAGATAGATATTTCTTTAGAAATAATAAGTTTTTACATAAATTTAAGAGAGGTATAGGGGGTGCAAGGCAACATCACAATTACATAGGAGGACTAGCAGAGCATACTTTAAATGTAATGTATATGGCAAAAATTTTAGCCTACAGATACAATTGCAGGAATAAAGAAATAGCAATACTTGGAGCAAAACTTCATGATATAGGAAAAACAGAAGAGTATTTTGTAGAAGGGCCTTTTTCATACACTCTAAGAGGGGAAATGGAAGGGCATATTGTTATAGGAGTAACTATGCTAGAAGAGGCCTTTAGGGAAAAACCTGAATTATATAGTGAAGAATTTAAAAATAGAATGAAAGGCTGCATAGTTCAACATCATGGAAAAATGGAATACGGATCTCCCAAAACACCAAATACAGAGGAAGCCTATATAGTTCACTATGCTGATTATGTAGATGCCACAATGAATAAAGTAGCTCAAATAAAAGAAGGATTAGATCCAAATACATGGTCAGATTATGATAGGAGAATTGCAGGAAAACTTTATATATAA
- a CDS encoding DUF502 domain-containing protein, whose translation MNSNMKKHISTFLAGISVILPAAITLYIIGFVFNFIDKLNGGVIYKLIGRRLPGLGFIMTLAIIYGAGLLAKSIIGRTYLKKLEEIFLKIPIIQHIYSAIKGLSNSILKKDKVSFKQTVLVKFPNSEMLSVGFVTSDKTIKENKISVFVPTVPNPTTGFLILVDKDDVEYLSMPFEEAFKFILSLGVSEPKMK comes from the coding sequence ATGAATTCAAATATGAAAAAACATATAAGTACATTTTTAGCTGGTATTTCTGTAATACTTCCTGCTGCTATAACTCTTTACATAATAGGATTTGTATTTAATTTTATAGATAAACTAAATGGAGGGGTAATTTATAAATTAATTGGAAGAAGGCTTCCGGGTTTAGGTTTCATAATGACACTTGCAATAATATATGGAGCAGGACTTTTAGCAAAATCTATAATTGGAAGAACTTATTTAAAAAAATTAGAAGAAATATTTTTAAAAATACCAATAATACAACATATATATTCTGCAATTAAAGGACTTAGCAATTCTATACTTAAAAAGGATAAAGTTTCATTTAAACAAACGGTATTAGTAAAATTCCCTAACTCAGAAATGTTAAGTGTAGGTTTTGTAACTTCAGATAAAACTATTAAAGAAAATAAAATATCTGTTTTTGTGCCTACAGTACCAAACCCCACCACAGGATTTTTAATTTTAGTAGATAAAGATGATGTAGAATATTTATCTATGCCCTTTGAGGAAGCTTTTAAATTCATACTTTCCCTAGGAGTTAGCGAACCAAAAATGAAATAA